Below is a genomic region from Halostella litorea.
CTTCCTCAACGCCTGTGGCTCCTACCACGAGGGCATGACCCTCGTCGAGAAGGGGGCCGTCGCGGGCGCGGTGACGTTCTCCGAGGTGCTTGACGACCACGCCGCGACGGTCGGGTCGACGTTCGCGCGCCTGCTCGTCCACGGCTTCTGCATCGAGCGGGCGCTGCGGCTCTCCCGGCGGCGGATCCTGATGGGGAAGGACTACGCGGTGGTCGGCGACGGCACGCACGTCCTGACGGGCGGCCGGGAACGCCCGCCCGCGACGGTCCGGCTCCAGCGGGTCGACGGCGGGTTCCTGCTGAGCTACGACCAGTTCTCGCCGGGGAACCTCGGGGCGTTCTACCGGCCGCAGGTCGGCGACGGCGAGTACGCGTACCTCTGTGGCAACGAGTCCGAGTTCGTGCTGGACCGCGACGCGACCCGGGCGTTCCTCCGCGACGCCGAACTCCCGGTCGTCCACGACGGCGACGTGTACTGGTCCGGGTCGCTCGCCCGCTCGCTGTGAGGCGTGGGCGACGCTTGCACCCTGCGGCCACCATCCGGTGTCGTCCGCCGACCGTGTGAGGTGTTGCCCCCCGCCGTACCGGAGGTAGCGGGCGAAAGAAGCAAGATTTGCTCCCGAACCGGCCAGTAAAATTAAGTAGTCAGGTCCTCTTTCTGGCGTATAGGCATGACCTCGAATTTACTGGACAGTAAGCTTGACGATATCCTGTCCCGCGTACTGTCGAACGCCGACGGCGAAGTGATCGCCGTCAACCCTTCCGCCGGCGCGATCGAGTCGCTCGTCCGCGTCGCGACCGACTTCGACGGCGACCTCCCGTCCGTCCGACTGCTCGCCGAGGAGCGCACGCTCAAGGACGTGATGGACGACTTCATCGTCGCCAGCAACGCGGCGGACCTCATCGACGCGGACGTCCTCACGCTGCGGACGACCGCCGACGGCGGGCAGAACTCCCTGCTCGTGACCGAGGACAGCGTCGTCGCGCTCGTCGACGCCGGCAGCCAGGTCGGCGGCCTCACCGCCGACGACGACGGCTTCGTCGACGCCGCGTACGACACCTACGACACGCAGTGGGACGAGGCCGACGAGTTCCACCTCCGGACGCCGCCGATCACACGCGTCCGCGAGACGCTCGCCGACGAGATAAGCGCCGACGCCGAGGCCGACTTCACGACGATCCTCGACTCTCTGGAGACTGCCCGGGGCGACGGCGACGGCCTCGACGAGG
It encodes:
- the tbsP gene encoding transcriptional regulator TbsP encodes the protein MTSNLLDSKLDDILSRVLSNADGEVIAVNPSAGAIESLVRVATDFDGDLPSVRLLAEERTLKDVMDDFIVASNAADLIDADVLTLRTTADGGQNSLLVTEDSVVALVDAGSQVGGLTADDDGFVDAAYDTYDTQWDEADEFHLRTPPITRVRETLADEISADAEADFTTILDSLETARGDGDGLDEVTISLLVAAKNEALLYDISKWGEDVGIASKATFSRTKTKLEDMGLIDTEKVPIDVGRPRLRLKLGDDRLRDAESDELASAATSLLA